In Streptomyces sp. NBC_00483, a single window of DNA contains:
- the cdgB gene encoding diguanylate cyclase CdgB, with translation METESEPYVRLATLRQLHQVMADMNTARSLADTLQTVADGVVNGLGYELACVNLVRPDGDLVVAAFAGNSAAEALITGRVGSRAGWDRRLAMGEQWGELRFIPHTEGWVLDEDDVPQWFTAGPPPRFEDEWHPADRLFAPMYATGSSGGELVGVISVDRPRGGRIPGAWGREALQMYAFQAAIAISNARLRSNMQRALVRLEREQQALRASEESFRQAFEYAPSGMAIAEMGGDQHGRILRTNDALCRLLGRPASAMRRYSFSDLVHPEDIGTLLRTSAEGGRAELRLARRDGTYVWVSLRNSVVADAADGPRFLLTHVEDIEERKRRELHLAHRASHDSLTGLPNSAELRARLSARLCRRPYEPGPSAIDSLDAAYGDHRGADASGIGFDFGAPVPHQSNLYEGFDGFDHQVHVAAPEPDAASGADNGTKGLAVLFCDLDGFKSINDRFGHNAGDAVLIEVARRLTSVVRDGDTVARLGGDEFVVLADGLGREDAQDLAVRLRNAIIPPIRVDGRAVRVGASFGIGWAHCGMTAEEVLQSADQRMYVEKRSRSKQHRRAG, from the coding sequence ATGGAGACCGAGTCGGAGCCGTACGTCCGTCTTGCGACCCTGCGTCAGCTGCACCAGGTGATGGCGGACATGAACACGGCCCGCAGTCTCGCCGACACCCTGCAGACCGTCGCGGACGGGGTCGTGAACGGGCTCGGCTACGAACTGGCGTGTGTGAACCTCGTCCGTCCCGACGGTGATCTGGTCGTCGCCGCCTTCGCGGGAAACTCCGCGGCCGAGGCCCTGATCACCGGACGCGTGGGCTCCCGCGCCGGCTGGGACCGCCGCCTCGCCATGGGTGAGCAGTGGGGCGAGCTGCGCTTCATACCGCACACCGAGGGCTGGGTCCTCGACGAGGACGACGTGCCGCAGTGGTTCACCGCCGGACCGCCGCCCCGCTTCGAGGACGAGTGGCACCCCGCCGACCGGCTCTTCGCCCCCATGTACGCGACGGGCTCCTCCGGCGGCGAACTCGTCGGCGTGATCTCCGTCGACCGCCCGCGGGGCGGCCGCATCCCCGGCGCCTGGGGCCGCGAGGCCCTCCAGATGTACGCCTTCCAGGCCGCCATCGCGATCAGCAACGCACGCCTTCGGTCCAACATGCAGCGCGCCCTGGTCCGCCTGGAGCGCGAGCAGCAGGCGCTGCGGGCCAGTGAGGAAAGCTTCCGCCAGGCCTTCGAGTACGCCCCCTCCGGGATGGCGATCGCCGAGATGGGCGGCGACCAGCACGGCCGGATCCTGCGGACCAACGACGCGCTGTGCCGCCTCCTCGGCCGCCCGGCATCGGCCATGCGCCGCTACTCGTTCTCCGACCTCGTGCACCCCGAGGACATCGGCACCCTGCTGCGCACCTCCGCCGAGGGCGGCCGCGCCGAGCTGCGCCTCGCCCGCCGCGACGGCACATACGTCTGGGTGTCCCTGCGCAACTCGGTGGTCGCCGACGCCGCCGACGGGCCGCGCTTCCTGCTCACCCACGTCGAGGACATCGAGGAGCGCAAGCGCCGCGAGCTGCACCTCGCCCACCGCGCCTCGCACGACTCGCTCACCGGCCTGCCGAACTCGGCGGAGCTGCGCGCCCGCCTCTCCGCCCGCCTCTGCCGTCGCCCGTACGAGCCCGGGCCCAGCGCCATCGACTCCCTCGACGCGGCCTACGGCGACCACCGCGGCGCCGACGCGAGCGGGATCGGCTTCGACTTCGGGGCGCCCGTCCCGCACCAGTCGAACCTGTACGAGGGGTTCGACGGCTTCGACCACCAGGTGCACGTCGCCGCGCCCGAGCCCGACGCGGCCTCCGGCGCCGACAACGGCACGAAGGGCCTCGCCGTCCTCTTCTGCGACCTCGACGGCTTCAAGTCGATCAACGACAGGTTCGGGCACAACGCGGGCGACGCCGTCCTCATCGAGGTCGCCCGCCGGCTGACCAGCGTCGTACGGGACGGGGACACGGTCGCCCGGCTCGGCGGTGACGAGTTCGTGGTGCTCGCCGACGGGCTCGGCCGCGAGGACGCCCAGGACCTCGCCGTCAGGTTGCGGAACGCCATCATTCCGCCGATTCGGGTAGACGGCAGAGCGGTGCGGGTAGGGGCCAGTTTCGGTATCGGCTGGGCCCACTGCGGTATGACGGCAGAGGAAGTGCTGCAATCCGCTGACCAGCGCATGTACGTAGAGAAAAGATCACGTAGTAAGCAGCACAGGCGGGCCGGATAG
- the arfB gene encoding alternative ribosome rescue aminoacyl-tRNA hydrolase ArfB — protein MSGPYPIRGSVVLPEAELLWRFSRSSGPGGQHVNTSDSAAEVRFDLAATEALPRVWKERALERLAPRLVGGVISVRASEHRSQWRNREVAVVRLAALLAEATAPPPKPRRPTRVSRGVNERRLRQKKARSDTKRGRSGRDW, from the coding sequence ATGTCCGGTCCCTATCCCATCCGCGGTTCGGTCGTCCTCCCGGAGGCCGAGCTCCTTTGGCGTTTCTCGCGGTCGTCCGGGCCGGGCGGGCAGCACGTGAACACGTCCGACTCGGCGGCGGAGGTGCGCTTCGACCTCGCGGCCACGGAGGCGCTGCCGCGCGTGTGGAAGGAGCGGGCCCTGGAGCGGCTCGCTCCGCGGCTCGTGGGTGGCGTGATCTCCGTACGGGCCTCGGAGCATCGGTCGCAGTGGCGCAACCGGGAGGTGGCCGTGGTGCGGCTCGCGGCGCTCTTGGCGGAGGCCACCGCGCCGCCGCCGAAGCCGAGGCGGCCCACGCGGGTGTCGCGCGGCGTCAACGAACGCCGCCTCCGCCAGAAGAAGGCCCGCTCCGACACGAAACGCGGCCGCTCGGGCCGGGACTGGTAG
- a CDS encoding carbohydrate-binding protein: MAPGNNSGSTTPEDDDPFGYLYADGQAAGATPPEGAGGGYGYPNPRSSYRANQIRTVGERQYGQTQPTQSYQQPNAHYQAPETMPGGGVPSQPGPPTAPMRGGGRGGGPNTKALLIGAVAVVAAVVIGIGVAMLSNDSGDEGSEAGNKGSGGSESVQPSEKPSKSASPAKVDLPKTDAKTLKLAGGTATASDVQGAKADGGVYVAGFNKVGASLTWTVNDIPKDGAYKLYVDYGVPGKDSDATIDVNGTKQSRPLNMKNFAGAKEGDWEKGWTNTWAIVQLTKGTNAITVSCDQGNKCDANFDRMWLTQS; encoded by the coding sequence ATGGCGCCCGGCAACAACAGCGGGAGCACCACGCCCGAGGACGACGATCCGTTCGGCTATCTGTACGCCGACGGGCAGGCGGCCGGGGCGACCCCGCCCGAGGGCGCGGGCGGTGGCTACGGCTACCCGAACCCGCGGTCCTCCTACCGGGCCAATCAGATCCGTACGGTCGGTGAGCGCCAGTACGGGCAGACCCAGCCGACCCAGTCGTACCAGCAGCCGAACGCGCACTACCAGGCTCCCGAGACGATGCCCGGCGGCGGCGTTCCCAGCCAGCCGGGCCCGCCGACGGCGCCGATGCGCGGTGGCGGCCGGGGTGGCGGCCCCAACACCAAGGCGCTCCTGATCGGCGCGGTCGCCGTGGTCGCGGCCGTCGTCATCGGAATCGGCGTCGCCATGCTCAGCAACGACTCGGGCGACGAGGGCAGCGAGGCCGGCAACAAGGGGTCCGGCGGCTCGGAGTCGGTGCAGCCGAGCGAGAAGCCGTCGAAGTCGGCGTCCCCCGCCAAGGTCGACCTGCCGAAGACCGACGCGAAGACCCTGAAGCTGGCCGGCGGCACCGCCACCGCGTCCGACGTGCAGGGCGCGAAGGCCGACGGCGGGGTGTACGTCGCCGGGTTCAACAAGGTGGGCGCGAGCCTGACCTGGACCGTCAACGACATCCCGAAGGACGGCGCGTACAAGCTGTACGTCGACTACGGGGTGCCCGGCAAGGACTCCGACGCCACGATCGACGTGAACGGCACGAAGCAGTCCCGCCCGCTGAACATGAAGAACTTCGCAGGCGCCAAGGAAGGTGACTGGGAGAAGGGCTGGACGAACACGTGGGCCATCGTCCAGCTCACCAAGGGGACCAACGCGATCACGGTCTCCTGTGACCAGGGCAACAAGTGCGACGCCAACTTCGACCGGATGTGGCTCACCCAGAGCTGA
- a CDS encoding flavin reductase family protein, whose product MLKTSPATSVPSPTAATAPSGHAEGVSNDEFRAALSRLAAGVVLLTAYEPPLTPDGPPGEDSGMTATAFMSVSLDPPLVMVSLRNSSRMDDLLDDQPLWAVSVLSESQSHIAGRFAMKGRLSDRLLFQDIPYVRGEHTGAPLVGGALATLECRTENTVVAGDHTLVIGRVLSAALPSAEGGPLMYFRGRYRNLGK is encoded by the coding sequence GTGTTGAAGACGTCCCCTGCCACTTCGGTCCCCTCCCCCACGGCCGCCACGGCCCCCTCCGGGCATGCTGAGGGGGTGAGCAACGACGAGTTCCGTGCCGCCCTGTCCCGCCTGGCCGCAGGCGTCGTCCTCCTGACCGCCTACGAGCCGCCGCTCACGCCCGACGGGCCGCCCGGCGAGGACTCGGGCATGACGGCGACGGCCTTCATGTCCGTCTCCCTCGACCCGCCCCTGGTGATGGTGTCGCTGCGCAACAGCTCCCGGATGGACGACCTCCTGGACGACCAGCCCCTGTGGGCGGTCTCGGTCCTGTCCGAATCCCAGAGCCACATCGCGGGCCGCTTCGCCATGAAGGGCCGCCTCAGCGACCGCCTCCTGTTCCAGGACATCCCTTACGTACGCGGCGAGCACACGGGGGCTCCGCTGGTGGGTGGGGCGTTGGCGACGCTGGAGTGCCGCACGGAGAACACGGTCGTGGCGGGCGACCACACGCTGGTCATCGGCCGGGTGCTGAGCGCGGCGCTGCCGAGCGCGGAGGGCGGGCCGCTGATGTACTTCCGCGGCCGCTACCGGAACCTGGGCAAATAA
- a CDS encoding M1 family metallopeptidase, whose translation MRRRPRSRPRSRLRLPVALFTVLATVAACDGGVHGTPGASGLRDPYFPKLGNGGYDVGHYALDLDYDPDTHHLSGTAEITATAGKALSAFNLDLRGLTVREVTVDGEKAVASRAGREVTVRPHDELPKGHTFRTTVRYDGEPVTITDPDGTGEGWLRTADGALGLGEPTGSMAWFPGNHHPSDKATYDIRITVPVGVQAVSNGELRSAKRSSDGRRTAYDWRMRQPMASYLATVAIGRFETERGRTPAGIPVYTAVDPDEAKASAKVLARLPEVLDWEAERFGAYPFSSTGAIVDRAGDVGYALETQTRPVFPGAPDVGLLVHELAHQWYGDSVTPKSWRDMWLNEGFATYAEWLWDEDHGGDTARQTFEAIAKRPASDGVWAFPPAEPPNAAHLSDSPVYERGAMVLQKVREAIGDTKFFALLRSWPTDHKYKNADTDDFTAYVERKNPGKGEALAGVWESWLYGNGKPESAS comes from the coding sequence GTGCGCCGCCGACCCAGATCCCGACCCAGATCCCGACTCCGACTCCCCGTCGCCCTCTTCACCGTCCTCGCCACCGTCGCCGCGTGCGACGGCGGCGTCCACGGCACCCCCGGCGCCTCGGGCCTGCGAGACCCCTACTTCCCCAAGCTCGGGAACGGCGGCTACGACGTCGGCCACTACGCCCTCGATCTCGACTACGACCCGGACACCCACCACCTGTCCGGCACCGCCGAGATCACCGCGACCGCGGGTAAGGCGCTCAGCGCGTTCAACCTGGACCTCAGAGGTCTGACGGTGCGGGAGGTCACCGTCGACGGCGAGAAGGCCGTGGCCAGCCGCGCCGGTCGCGAGGTGACCGTGCGGCCGCACGACGAGCTCCCCAAGGGGCACACCTTCCGCACCACCGTCCGCTACGACGGCGAACCCGTCACGATCACCGACCCGGACGGCACGGGCGAGGGCTGGCTGCGCACCGCCGACGGCGCGCTCGGCCTCGGCGAACCGACCGGCTCCATGGCCTGGTTCCCCGGCAACCACCACCCCTCGGACAAGGCGACGTACGACATCCGGATCACGGTCCCCGTCGGCGTACAGGCAGTGTCCAACGGGGAGTTGAGGAGCGCGAAGCGGTCGTCCGACGGTCGGCGCACCGCCTACGACTGGCGGATGCGGCAGCCGATGGCGAGCTATCTGGCGACCGTGGCCATCGGAAGGTTCGAGACGGAGCGGGGCCGCACGCCCGCCGGGATTCCCGTGTACACCGCCGTCGACCCGGACGAGGCGAAGGCGAGCGCGAAGGTTCTCGCCCGGCTGCCGGAGGTCCTCGACTGGGAGGCGGAGCGGTTCGGCGCGTACCCGTTCTCGTCCACCGGCGCGATCGTCGACCGGGCCGGGGACGTGGGCTACGCCCTGGAGACCCAGACCCGGCCCGTCTTTCCCGGTGCCCCCGATGTCGGCCTGCTCGTCCACGAGTTGGCGCACCAGTGGTACGGCGATTCGGTCACCCCGAAGTCGTGGCGCGACATGTGGCTGAACGAGGGCTTCGCGACGTACGCGGAGTGGCTGTGGGACGAGGACCACGGCGGGGACACGGCGCGGCAGACCTTCGAGGCGATCGCGAAGCGGCCCGCGAGCGACGGTGTCTGGGCCTTCCCGCCCGCGGAGCCGCCGAACGCCGCGCACCTCTCCGACTCCCCGGTCTACGAGCGCGGCGCGATGGTGCTGCAGAAGGTCCGCGAGGCGATCGGCGACACCAAATTCTTTGCTCTGTTGAGGAGTTGGCCGACGGACCACAAGTACAAGAACGCCGACACGGACGACTTCACGGCCTACGTGGAGCGCAAGAACCCCGGCAAGGGCGAGGCCCTTGCCGGGGTCTGGGAGTCCTGGCTGTACGGGAACGGCAAGCCGGAGTCGGCTAGTTGA
- a CDS encoding M4 family metallopeptidase, with amino-acid sequence MGTEGVRVRIRSTAPRFAALVASAAMVVVGVQAGTSANAATDRAAGATALPLSASQRATALKDAQAETPTTERQLKLADGEKLVARDVVKDADGTTHTRYERTFDGLPVLGGDLVVHTAKGGDLKGTTKARKGSISVASTDAATGTAAAKKSAKSAAGKSVKGATAGSAHKVVWAADAGKAPTLAYETVVKGTQHDGTPSELHVITDADSGKVLYKYQAIENGTGASEYSGSVTVGSTAASGGYDLVDGERGGHKTYDLKGGTSGTGTLFHDADDKWGDGTAADRQTAAVDAAYGAAETWDFYKESLNRSGIAGDGKAAYSRVHYGNAYVNAFWDDSCFCMTYGDGIDNKNPLTALDVAAHEMSHGLTAATANLNYSKESGGLNEATSDIFGTAVEFYANNSTDVGDYLIGEKIDINGDGSPLRYMDKPSKDGKSADAWSSSTGGLDVHYSSGVANHFFYLLSEGSGKKTINGVDYDSPTSDGSTVTGIGRDKAVQIWYKALSTYMTSTTDYAAARAATIKAAGDLYGASGAEATAVAAAWKAVNVN; translated from the coding sequence ATGGGTACTGAAGGAGTCCGAGTGAGAATCCGCTCTACAGCTCCCCGCTTCGCCGCCCTCGTCGCGTCCGCCGCCATGGTGGTCGTCGGCGTCCAGGCAGGCACCTCGGCCAACGCCGCCACCGATCGTGCGGCAGGCGCGACGGCGCTCCCCCTCAGCGCCTCGCAACGGGCGACCGCCCTGAAGGACGCGCAGGCCGAAACCCCCACAACCGAACGCCAGTTGAAGCTCGCAGACGGCGAGAAGCTGGTGGCCCGCGACGTCGTCAAGGACGCCGACGGCACCACCCACACCCGCTACGAGCGCACCTTCGACGGGCTGCCCGTCCTCGGCGGCGACCTCGTCGTGCACACCGCGAAGGGTGGCGACCTCAAGGGCACCACCAAGGCGCGCAAGGGCTCCATATCCGTGGCGTCCACGGACGCCGCCACCGGAACCGCCGCCGCGAAGAAGTCCGCGAAGTCCGCCGCCGGGAAATCGGTCAAGGGCGCCACCGCCGGCTCCGCGCACAAGGTCGTCTGGGCCGCCGACGCGGGCAAGGCACCCACCCTCGCGTACGAGACCGTCGTCAAGGGCACCCAACACGACGGCACGCCCAGCGAGTTGCACGTCATCACCGACGCCGACAGCGGCAAGGTGCTCTACAAGTACCAGGCCATCGAGAACGGCACGGGCGCCAGCGAGTACAGCGGCTCCGTCACCGTCGGCTCGACCGCCGCGTCCGGCGGCTACGACCTCGTCGACGGCGAGCGCGGCGGCCACAAGACGTACGACCTGAAGGGCGGCACGTCCGGCACCGGCACCCTCTTCCACGACGCCGACGACAAGTGGGGCGACGGCACCGCCGCGGACCGGCAGACCGCCGCCGTCGACGCCGCCTACGGGGCCGCCGAGACCTGGGACTTCTACAAGGAGTCCCTGAACCGCAGCGGCATCGCGGGCGACGGCAAGGCCGCGTACTCCCGCGTCCACTACGGCAACGCGTACGTCAACGCGTTCTGGGACGACAGCTGCTTCTGCATGACGTACGGCGACGGCATCGACAACAAGAACCCGCTCACCGCGCTCGACGTCGCCGCGCACGAGATGAGCCACGGCCTGACCGCCGCCACGGCGAACCTCAACTACAGCAAGGAGTCCGGCGGCCTCAACGAGGCGACGTCCGACATCTTCGGTACCGCGGTGGAGTTCTACGCGAACAACTCCACGGACGTCGGCGACTACCTCATCGGCGAGAAGATCGACATCAACGGTGACGGCAGCCCGCTGCGCTACATGGACAAGCCGAGCAAGGACGGCAAGTCCGCCGACGCCTGGTCGAGCTCCACGGGCGGCCTCGACGTGCACTACTCGTCGGGCGTCGCCAACCACTTCTTCTACCTGCTCAGCGAGGGCAGCGGAAAGAAGACGATCAACGGGGTGGACTACGACTCGCCCACGTCCGACGGCTCCACCGTCACCGGCATCGGCCGGGACAAGGCCGTGCAGATCTGGTACAAGGCGCTCTCCACGTACATGACGTCCACGACCGACTACGCGGCGGCGCGCGCGGCCACCATCAAGGCGGCCGGTGACCTGTACGGCGCGAGCGGCGCGGAGGCCACCGCGGTCGCCGCCGCCTGGAAGGCCGTGAACGTCAACTAG
- a CDS encoding TerD family protein yields MAVSLSKGGNVSLTKEAPGLTAVTVGLGWDVRTTTGTDFDLDASAIAVNPEGKVYSDGHFVFFNNKQTPDQSIVHTGDNRSGEGAGDDEAINVNLQALPADVDKIVFPVSIYDAETRTQNFGQVRNAYIRIVNQAGGTEIARYDLSEDAATETAMVFGELYRNGAEWKFRAVGQGYASGLVGIAQDFGVNV; encoded by the coding sequence ATGGCTGTAAGCCTGTCCAAGGGTGGCAACGTCTCGCTCACCAAGGAGGCTCCGGGCCTGACCGCTGTCACCGTGGGCCTCGGCTGGGACGTCCGCACCACCACGGGTACCGACTTCGACCTCGACGCGTCGGCCATCGCGGTCAACCCCGAGGGCAAGGTCTACTCGGACGGTCACTTCGTCTTCTTCAACAACAAGCAGACGCCGGACCAGTCGATCGTCCACACCGGCGACAACCGCTCCGGCGAGGGCGCGGGCGACGACGAGGCGATCAACGTCAACCTCCAGGCGCTGCCCGCCGACGTCGACAAGATCGTTTTCCCGGTCTCGATCTACGACGCCGAGACCCGCACCCAGAACTTCGGCCAGGTCCGCAACGCGTACATCCGCATTGTGAACCAGGCCGGCGGCACGGAGATCGCCCGCTACGACCTCTCCGAGGACGCCGCGACCGAGACCGCGATGGTCTTCGGCGAGCTGTACCGCAATGGCGCCGAGTGGAAGTTCCGCGCCGTGGGCCAGGGCTACGCCTCGGGCCTCGTCGGCATCGCGCAGGACTTCGGCGTGAACGTCTGA